The nucleotide sequence CATAGCATTTTTAGCTTTTATTCTAGGCGTTGTAGCTTTCAGCACTTTAATAACTTCATGCTAAAACTTCGActgaagttaaattttgcctCCAATGAAACAAAGATTTCAAAGATAAATACCTTACTTCAAGTACATAACCAAATGTTAAATCgaaaactttgaaataaaaaaacgaatacTCATTTatatgttatatgtatgtatgcagtatgtatctacatatataagccagattaaaggaatatttattaaagaattataatttcatgtaattgaatttgtaattcttttgtaaattctacaataattttagtttttggtgTCTATGTACATAATTAAAGGATTTTTGTGTAGTTCTCAGTTGAATAATTAGAATAAAATAGCATTCAGTACAAccaattaatttataataattaatgtATATTAAAAAGATCGCCAGCAGAAGGTAGTGGTGCTAGACCACCAGTCACATCCGGTAGCTGGGTTAAGTCTGGCAAATTCGACAGATGATCACGTATTTCCTTCTGTACCGCAACCATTCGATTAAGCTTTTGTTTGTATTCCTatagaaataaagaaacaattaTTTAATGCTTATGCTAATTTTATGCATGGGTGAAATACGTACATATGAGGCAAGGCCCTCAACTTATGTAATTATATCTACTAATAGTTTTGTTTCTGCCTtcgaaatttgtatataaatcatCAAATAAGTATATTTTCGTATGCAGAAAAAGCCATCGAAATAACGAAGGATAAAACGAAAGTACCACAGAACGTCGTACTATATATAAATCTATATATTAATACAgagagcaaaattttgtcgtacctttttgtagtatttatagtcagagaaaaaagttgaaacatatgcCAATGGATAGCATACGTGGAGACGGTTTgcacaatgtattaaaaaagATACATAAGTGAATAGGTGCAGGTAAAATTAATCGCACTATTTTACCTGTATTATGATATATCATGTCATAATATGTATCATGATATAAAAGTTGGTGAAACAACTGGAAACTTATATATCGTGAATCAAtactattataaatttgattcagaAATTATGATGGCCATGGATTaattaatgattgttttttattatggtttttaaaaaaaaaaattccataatacatgaaattaaatgttttcaattcatgaataaaaaaattatgatatttaaaatacaCAATATAAGATCGCTTAATACAGGTGAAatggtaaaattttttctatgactataaatactaaaaaaggtaagactaaattttgctctccgtatttaTATAACGTCGAATAACGTCAAAATTTCGACGTATGGGCGAtcctagtatatacatataattggcattTACCCCCTTTTTTGGATGTTGGGCCgaggcatgcgtcttgatgttgtacatttttaaaccgactccgaacggcacatatatatttcttatgaggagcatttgcttggcagaaatacactcggaggtttgctattgcctgctgaggggcgaccgctattagaaaacactttttcttcattttggtgtttcacggagattcgaacctacgcacttcgaATGGTTGTCActcaccaagccattcggctacggcgtacTATACCCAAGATTTTTTACCTGCGGGTCAACATTTGAACATGAAAGATAATGGTTACTGGAAGGAGCATTTCCTCTAAACAATTTGCAACGACCTCACAAAGGACTTGCTGGGCGGCACCACTGGGGGAAAAAAGAAGTAGATCCTTTGCCACTCcccattttgcggaacgcacagcaggaccaacgcagacaacatcacgcaaCCCTCACACCCCGAATTACGACGACcctcccgcgaagcttcaagcttttgcaactgaactgcaacggactaacgagtaagattgacgagatagtcgacttcatgagtcggttcggaattaagatagctgcggtccaagagacaaaactgcacgctagctcccccctgattaccagggacggctataacgtgcaccgaaaggaccgcgagcgagacaacggtggtggcctagcgttcatagtacaccattcagtgcagtatcgtcttattgatgaaggcatcgaccgcagggacagcaccttagaacgtcaaggtatagctgtccggtcaggcgatgccgagctcgaaatttacaatatttatataccccctgtcacctgctgcccggcaggatatctccccgatattggtgcgctcatcaggggagaaaaccgattggtagtaggtgactttaacgcgcatcacgatctttggcattcaagcctgccaaatgatcgtaggggacagctattggcagagcagatagacgattcgacgttcagcactgtaaacgacgacgcccccactagggtagtgggcaattgtagcagctcgcctgacataacaattgctagcgctggactgataaatagcataacctggcgacctatgctatcgcttgcatcagaccacttgcccattatcatctcgatcgagagacccgccgattttgtttccgcggatcaccggtcatatatcaactttaacaaagctgattggaccagattcgcggaatttactgagaacatcttcgcagccctacccactcccaccgatgtgcgcgcaggcgaacgcgcactccgcaaggcgattacagccgccgcggctcgcttcatacctgctggacggatccgggaattacgtcccaatttcccagccgaagcagccgttatggcaaacgagcgtgaccgtctacgccaggccgatcccggggatcctcgtataaaggatctcaatttggagatccggcaactggtcacccaacataagcggaccaaatgggtagagcatctgaagtcctgtaacttcacctctggtgtgagcaagctctggtccaccgtaaggtccctgtcgaacccgacgaagcacaacgacaaggtggatatcaccttcaacggtcgtacttcgtcggacccgaagagatgcgcgagctactttagccggcaatttatattgcatcctccggtcgacagatccaaacgttgtgccaccagacggctgcacaaactgccctacaacagtgcaccgcttactttcaccagcgacgaggttcagggggccatcaaacacatgaaaccatcaaaagccattggccccgacggactaaacatgctgatgctgaaaaagctgggtccattgggagtagaatatctcacaaaggtcttcaacctgtctatggccactctcatcattcctgataagtggaaattagggagagtggtcccactgctgaagcctgggaaacccgccaaccaaggggagtcttatcgtccgataactctcctttccccagtagtgaagacacttgaggcccttctactcccactcctcactcaacacctgactccagcccccagcatggtttccgtagagtgcacagtaccaccacggcactcaccgtcataaacacccaggtaaaccgcggccttaaccaaaaccgcccctgcgagaggactgtcctagtagcgttggacctacaaaaggctttcgacacagtcagccacgccacgctactagatgacattttacagtcgacactcccgccagggctgaagaggtggaccgccaactacctgagtggtcgtcactcgtcggtagtatttcgagaccaaacctcaaaacagagaaaaataaagcaaggagtaccgcagggtggtgtcctttcacccttgctttttaatttctatatttcgaaactcccccagccaccagagggagtctcactggtctcatatgccgacgactgcacgataatggcgtcgggcaatgacattgatggcctatgctcaaaagtaaacgactacctcgccagcctttctcgcttcttcactgcgagaaacttaaaactttctcccactaaatccacggcgaccctatttaccacctggacaaaggaggtcaagctgccacttcaggtacacgtcgacgataccccaattccgacgataaacaaccccagaattttgggagtcacctttgacagctttcTCTCCTTTtcggcgcacacaaccgctattgcaacgagagtacagaatcgcaacaaggtcctcaagtcgcttgccggcagcacttggggcaaagacaaagaaatgttgctgtcgactttcaaagcaataggccgaccggttctgaactatgccgcgcctgtctggtcgcctggaaccagtgatacgcagtggacgaagcttcagacctgccagaatactgccatcaggaccgcgacaggatgtctcctgatgtcccctatccaccatttacatgacgaggcgcacatgctcccggttaaggagcataacaaaatgctcggcaagcagtttctgcttgggtgtcaccgtaggcctcacccatgcagacacctgctcgagcctgagccacctcccaggcacatcagaagacacttcctcaactacgtggacgagatccaggacaaaacggacagacctCTCCAGGATCGGACAGTATACAGGCAGgctattaacgacattcatcgggagacacttaccaccttcctaagctcccgacccccgaatgccgttatcggagtccaaccaccacctatcgcagacgaagagctccagcttcctcgagagtcccgcgtaatcttggcacaactacgttctggatattgtagcaggttaaactcctacctatccagaatcgaccccgacatactaaacatatgtcctgcatgtgaaggtaccccgcacaacactaaccacctcttcacatgccccatcaaacccactcatctaacacctctctccctctggacccaacccgtcgaaactgccagtttcctgggcctaccgttagatgagctagacgaagacgaccggtaatttacactacactgacagggcgaagatactgctacaacaacaacaacagaagtaGATCCTACAAAATTATCCCCCGTTATGCTACGCCACTGCTAAGTGAATTCAGTCATACGCACTAAAGGAACTTTCAGATATAGCTGAACGTCTGTTCTCCAGGCACAATCAGTAGAGTCTTAAGTagatttacttactttttaatataaacttatttatatttccaaaactaaattaaattttttaatttgcttaaattATAACCGTCTGTGTTTGATCAGCTTTGTTTTTCCTGCCGGCAAAAAATTTCCATCAGAAACTTTCAGCTTACCCCTCAAATTACCTTACCTCTCTGAAGTTTAGAGGACGTCAAAGCTGATAGTTTTAAATAGTTATCAAAAACTATCCGCTTCGCAAACATAATTATAGCGCGCGAAAACACTACTTAGTTTTATAGAAACGTACACAAGcataactaatttttaatagccACTGTAGGATTTGGAAAATATAGCGAAGACTAGAAGATTATGTTGATAATGGAAATAGTTTGATGGAATTTCTAATCAACCTACCAATACCAAAATATTATCATATTTTGTTTACGCATTTTAATATATGACCaccatttttaagtttttactcACTTCTAAACGTTTTTCAGCTTGAGCTAAAAGTTCTTTCTGTTCCGCTTGAAAGTCTCTTAACATAGAAGCCAATTTTGTGCGTTCTTCCATTTCAGCCGCTAGCCGTGTATTATACTCATTCAGTAGAAGAACAGCTTCGTTAACCTGTGAGACGAGATGCAATTTATTCGGATAAATGAGCTACAGTACAATGATTAGCAACTATACTAAAATGCTTGCCTGTTTAGCCAACGATTTTGCTGCATCTTTGTCCTCCAACTTACTGAGACAACCTATTTCAGATATTTCTGGTGGCAAGTTTGCAATACGTTCACGAACAACAGCATCACTTGAAGCAGAATTCTCAATATTTGCTAATGCCTTGATCAATTCTTCGGGCTCTGGGGGCTCGCCCAATGGTAGGTATGGACTTAAATGAGTAGCATCGCCGTTTTGACTAATATTAGGCTTTTCTTCTACTGCCACTTGTGGACGCGACCGTTTCACTTTCGTCTTGCTTTCTTCATGTTTACGTTTTTCACGCTTTTCAGACTTTTCTTTGCTGGTGCCCCCATGACTACCGTTTGTGTTGTTCTCACCTGCTGCGGCGCTACTGGTTGCTGCTGCACTATCTTTATGTTCTTTATTCAAACGCCCACGATATTCTTTAATTTGTTTAGAATCGTAAACACCTCGTTCCtcccaaatattcaaaatacgcCCGAGACTTCCAAACAATTTGTCCGATGAACAGGTTTCACCGATGTGCGTAAATACTTTGGGCAAAATATGTGAGAATTCCTTACCATATTCGGGACCCTTCTTCTTGCTATTTTGTATGACATCGTTAGCCAAATACATAAACGTTAGCTTTTTGCCTTCTGAAACTATTTCCAACAATTTACATTAAAATGACAATTCGAATACTCTCAGCGTATTAAATCTTACCAGTTTGCAGCTCTTTCAACCAAGTCTTCACAATTGGGGCATGGTGTTTGCGATGATGTATTAACCACAGAGATAGAGTCTGAATACTTTGCTGGCTAGAATTTAGTTCTTCCAGTTTCTTAAGTAAAGCCGACTCGGAAAATGCCGACATTTTAACCGAGATTCCTCCcgttaatcaaaaatatttaccaaatttttcCTACTAATGGAT is from Anastrepha ludens isolate Willacy chromosome 4, idAnaLude1.1, whole genome shotgun sequence and encodes:
- the LOC128859790 gene encoding regulation of nuclear pre-mRNA domain-containing protein 1B, yielding MSAFSESALLKKLEELNSSQQSIQTLSLWLIHHRKHHAPIVKTWLKELQTVSEGKKLTFMYLANDVIQNSKKKGPEYGKEFSHILPKVFTHIGETCSSDKLFGSLGRILNIWEERGVYDSKQIKEYRGRLNKEHKDSAAATSSAAAGENNTNGSHGGTSKEKSEKREKRKHEESKTKVKRSRPQVAVEEKPNISQNGDATHLSPYLPLGEPPEPEELIKALANIENSASSDAVVRERIANLPPEISEIGCLSKLEDKDAAKSLAKQVNEAVLLLNEYNTRLAAEMEERTKLASMLRDFQAEQKELLAQAEKRLEEYKQKLNRMVAVQKEIRDHLSNLPDLTQLPDVTGGLAPLPSAGDLFNIH